One part of the Sciurus carolinensis chromosome 6, mSciCar1.2, whole genome shotgun sequence genome encodes these proteins:
- the Pcdhac1 gene encoding protocadherin alpha-C1 produces MMGWEVAVLCFWVSCSAAAKHLEYSVLEETERGVGIGNVATDLKLPAAALSLRNFRILSHHREPYFGVDLSSGNLVVREPADRERLCGTKAACVLTYELMFENPLELHKMRVHVLDTNDNSPHFPAGDVQLHIPEFLTPGARFTLPNAQDADEGSNGMLSYSLSPSQHFRLDMGSRVDGSEYPELVLEKALDREQLATHLLVLTAQDGGLPARSADAQVTIIVVDTNDNAPVFERSVYRTKVPETAPIGTVLLQVRASDPDEGSNGEVWYSLSNSTQAELRHIFHIHPKSGEVQVTASLGAPETLLEAYIEARDEGAFGLVSTAKLLVEVTDVNDHAPEVDFMTISSSVPEDAAPGTVIALLSVKDEDLGPNGRVTCSMSSRGPFQLKASFDNYYSLLTDGPLDHEQMSEYQVLITASDGGSPPLSTQRTLTVSVADVNDNTPRFPQPQQELFVAENNGPGASLGRVFAQDPDQGENGLVFYELLDTLNSEGMPASSLVAVEPSSGEITAKISFDFEKLRVFHFQVEGRDGGIPPRSATVTVNLFVVDRNDNAPVILFPLPRNGSIPVEVVPHSARTGHLITKVVAEDADSGSNAWLSYHISQASDSSLFRISANMGELRTARLVLSTDAIKQRVVVVVQDHGDPPLSSSVILGVLLSNSVPQVLPDFEDVWEPGGQLSTQNLYLVIALACISFIFLGCLLFFMCIKLSQSPGYSSQSCCHSSEDLRHGRKMASNPCMTSATVDVTTVERLTQTYLYRASLGIGSNNNSLLLRGEHNAADLRNLATGVRLNLPVSCIQIPNRKGDHANFNAMVSKFYGI; encoded by the coding sequence ATGATGGGTTGGGAGGTGGCTGTTCTATGTTTCTGGGTCTCCTGCAGCGCTGCCGCCAAACACCTGGAGTACTCAGTGTTGGAGGAGACCGAGCGGGGCGTGGGGATAGGCAATGTCGCCACGGACTTGAAGTTGCCCGCGGCTGCGCTGTCCTTAAGGAACTTTCGCATCCTTTCCCACCACCGGGAGCCCTACTTTGGAGTGGACCTGAGCAGCGGTAACTTGGTGGTCCGAGAGCCAGCGGACCGCGAGCGGCTGTGCGGGACCAAAGCTGCCTGCGTCTTGACCTATGAACTAATGTTCGAGAACCCTCTGGAACTGCACAAGATGCGTGTTCATGTCCTGGATACCAATGACAACTCACCTCATTTTCCTGCCGGCGATGTGCAGCTGCACATCCCGGAGTTTCTGACACCCGGAGCCCGCTTTACTCTCCCTAATGCCCAAGATGCTGATGAGGGAAGTAACGGGATGCTAAGCTACAGCCTAAGCCCCAGTCAGCACTTTCGCCTGGACATGGGGTCGCGGGTTGACGGCAGCGAATACCCGGAGTTGGTGTTGGAGAAAGCGCTGGATCGGGAGCAGCTTGCCACCCATCTACTGGTCCTCACAGCTCAGGATGGTGGGCTGCCTGCGCGCTCCGCAGACGCACAAGTCACCATCATCGTGGTGGACACAAACGACAACGCACCTGTGTTTGAGCGCTCTGTATACCGTACCAAGGTTCCAGAGACTGCACCAATTGGGACTGTGTTACTCCAGGTTCGGGCCTCGGATCCAGATGAAGGCTCTAATGGTGAAGTCTGGTACTCCTTAAGCAATAGCACTCAAGCAGAGCTGCGACATATTTTTCACATACATCCTAAAAGTGGGGAGGTGCAGGTAACTGCTTCACTAGGTGCACCAGAAACGCTGTTGGAGGCATACATTGAGGCAAGGGATGAAGGTGCCTTCGGTCTAGTAAGCACTGCCAAACTGCTGGTGGAGGTGACCGATGTGAATGATCATGCCCCGGAGGTGGACTTCATGACTATCTCCAGCTCAGTTCCAGAGGATGCTGCTCCTGGCACAGTGATTGCTCTCCTTAGTGTAAAGGATGAGGACCTTGGTCCCAATGGTAGAGTCACTTGTAGCATGTCCAGCAGAGGCCCTTTTCAGCTGAAGGCTTCCTTTGACAACTACTACAGCCTGCTGACTGATGGGCCTCTCGACCACGAACAGATGAGCGAATACCAGGTCCTGATCACTGCCTCAGATGGTGGCTCACCCCCACTCAGCACCCAAAGGACTCTCACTGTGTCAGTTGCTGATGTAAATGACAATACACCAAGATTTCCTCAACCACAACAAGAACTTTTTGTGGCTGAAAACAATGGCCCTGGGGCCTCTTTAGGTCGTGTGTTTGCCCAGGACCCAGACCAGGGGGAAAATGGCCTTGTCTTTTATGAACTGTTGGATACTCTTAATTCTGAAGGGATGCCAGCCTCGAGCTTGGTGGCAGTGGAACCATCCAGTGGGGAGATCACTGCCAAAATTTCCTTTGACTTTGAGAAACTCAGGGTATTTCACTTCCAAGTGGAAGGCCGGGATGGTGGCATTCCTCCCAGAAGTGCAACAGTGACCGTAAACTTGTTTGTGGTAGACAGGAATGATAATGCGCCAGTCATCTTGTTTCCCTTGCCTAGGAATGGCTCTATCCCAGTGGAAGTTGTGCCCCACTCTGCCAGAACAGGACACTTGATCACAAAAGTGGTAGCAGAGGATGCAGACAGTGGTTCCAATGCCTGGCTCTCATACCACATCTCTCAGGCTTCTGACTCTAGTCTTTTCAGAATTTCAGCCAATATGGGAGAGCTTCGTACTGCACGCTTAGTTCTGTCTACAGATGCAATTAAGCAGAGGGTGGTGGTAGTGGTTCAGGACCATGGTGACCCACCACTTTCCTCCTCTGTCATTCTGGGTGTACTTTTAAGCAATTCTGTGCCTCAGGTCCTTCCAGATTTTGAAGATGTCTGGGAACCAGGAGGGCAACTTTCTACCCAGAACTTGTACTTAGTAATTGCCTTGGCCTgcatttctttcatatttctggGGTGCTTACTTTTCTTCATGTGTATCAAGTTGAGCCAGAGCCCAGGTTATTCCTCTCAAAGCTGCTGTCACTCTTCAGAGGATCTGAGGCATGGAAGGAAGATGGCTTCTAATCCTTGTATGACTTCAGCCACAGTAGATGTCACTACAGTAGAGAGACTTACTCAGACATATCTCTATCGGGCCTCTCTGGGAATTGGTTCTAATAATAACAGTTTGCTGTTGCGGGGGGAGCATAATGCTGCTGACCTGAGAAATCTGGCCACTGGGGTAAGACTGAATTTGCCAGTCTCCTGCATTCAGATTCCAAATAGGAAAGGGGATCATGCAAATTTCAATGCCATGGTAAGCAAATTTTATGGGATTTGA